Genomic segment of Meles meles chromosome 17, mMelMel3.1 paternal haplotype, whole genome shotgun sequence:
GTCATATAGACCAGAAGAATTAACAAAGAGTCATGGGTAAAAGATGggtttcaataaaaacaaaaatttaaaaaccaacccACTTACTCCCTTTTTTTagaatcaagaattttttttaatgagatgaaattcacataacataaaattaatcattttgaagtcaacaattcagtggcatttggtACACTCAGaatgttgtgcaaccaccaccTCTGGCTACTTCCAAACCACTTTCATGACTCCCAGAGGAGACCCTGTGCGTGTAAGCGGTCACTCTCTACTCCGCCCCCCTGCACCTTGACAGCCGCTAATCTGCTTTCTATCTCTGTAGACTTCCCTATCGAgacatttcacagaaatggaatcatgcaataggTGACCTTttatgtctggtttctttcacttaacataaggGTTTGAAGCCCACCCACACTGTAATGGTATATAAATACttcgttcctttttatggctaataccccattgtatgtatacagcACACTTTGTTTAGTCATTCATTCCATCAATggatgtttgattttttttctactttttggctccTGTGAATAGTACTGCTATAATATACATGTGTAAGTACTTTTTGGAGAACTGTTTTAAACGCTTTGGTCTACACCAAGGAGTAGAATCGGAGGGTCATATAGTAATGCTGTCTTTCACTTTTTGAAAAATCAGccatggagcgcctgggtggctcagtgggttaaagcctctgccttcggctcaggtcatgatcccagggtcctgggatcgagccccgcatcgggctctctgcttagcggggagcctgcttccccctctctctctgcctgcctctctgcctacatgtgatctctgtcaaataaataaataaaatcttgaaaaaaaaaagaaagaaaaatcagtcatTTATTCTTAACCAGGAAATGCTGTATACCAGCCAAAAACGGTAGTGAAAAATGACAGTGGGACTCTAAAATCCTATACATGGGGGGATTAGGGCAGATACTCTTGGTTGATGATCAAATCCAATCTTTTGTCTTCCTCGATACACAGCTAGACTACAGTTCCCAGTCTCTCTTGGAGCCCGGTAAGGTCATGTGTCTGTGTTCCTGCCAGGAGAATATGACCAGAAGTAATGTGTGGTGATTCCAGGTCTGGTCCATAAAAACCACCACATGCAATCCTCCATGTTCCTTGCTCTTCTTCAGGGTTGATATAGACAAGATGGCAGCCTTAGAAACCACATATCAAAGATGGAGGAACCGTCAGATGGAACGAGCCTAAATCCAGAATCACCACTTGGAGGAGAATTGCTACAAATCAGGAACACTTGTTTTAGACTTGAAGTGATtgaaaaacaaacttttattGTATTAAGTCGTGGGAGTTTATGAGTATTCCATTATGGCTATTAGCATTATCTTATCCTTACACTAAAAGGCAAATGAGAAGATCATACCTTATTCAGACAGACCTGATGCATGGGCCTAGTGTATGGAACCAGAGATTAAGAAGAGcccagaaggggcgcctgggtggctcagttcattaagcaactgcatttggctcaggtcacaatcctggagtccctggatcgatTAGGCTCccggctccacagggagtctgcttctccctctgacttctcgcctttcatgctctctctctcaaataaataaataaaatccagagaGAGGTCCAGGGTCCAGAGAGAGGTCCAGACGATGCATCACCACGTGCTGGCCTCTGAAAAGCTTTCATAGGACCAGGACCAGCCTGAATCATGAATGGCTGTGGCGTCcttagaggaaagagagaaatgaggCCTCTGTACCtagaaaattatttcagtaagaaaaaaatgtgaatttttttttaaaaaagtgcttctGTGACTAAACTAAATAGATTTGCTCTTCCTTAGGTTGTGAAGTCTGTTGATGCTCATCTGTTTTTATGCTTTGTTGCTTTCTTTGATAATTTGCCATCTGTCTTCTCTTAGTTTCTTAAGAAAATGCCattggatggggcgcctgggtggctcagcgggttaaagcctctgccttcagctcaggtcatgatcccagggtcctgggatcgagccccgcatcgggctctctgcttagcggggagcctgcttcctcctctctctctctctgcctgcctctctgcctacttgtaatctctatctgtcaaataaataaatcttaaaaaaaaaaaaaaaaaagatagtctgtCCTCAgtctcccctttaaaaaaaaaaaaaaaaagaaaatgccattgGAAAATTCCGAATCACTCTGTCTGACAGGGGACTGCAGGCAATCAGGGCAAATTTAGGCCAGCCCAATGAGGAGAAAGAGCACCCCTACAGACCAGGTGAGATAGTGCAGAgattaaagtttctttttttttttttttttttttttttgaggtttcaATATTTTATTCAAGTTTTACTTTAAGTGATGTTAATTACAGCATTTGAAGGGGAGGATCTAATTCCACACAAAATGGAAGCCATTAAACGgctaaaaaataaactgagtggCGAAAATATAACAAGTCCAATTTCGATTCTGAGTGTTGTCACAATGCGATTACAGAGACTCTTCCTAGCTCAGAGCTGGGACTCTTAGAAGCTATTTCATACTCTGGTGCAAGGGCAGAAAACCACAACATGAGAGGGAATTAAGTCCTGAATTATTGGCTTCATCACATCCAACTTCTCCACCCTCAAAATGGCACAAAAGAAACAGCTACCACACCCTGCAGACTACTTTTGGTGTAAAAGAGGTGATGGACTGGAGTGGAAACAGGTCAGGAAAATCTGTCTAAAAAAGTCTCTTTCAGATGAGTGTGTACATTACCACCCATGAGTCTCTCCTTCCTTCAGACAGGAAACCCAGTTCAGTTCTCAAGAAGTCATAATTTCATTCATGTACTCAATACCAATGAACAAAGTGCCTACAAATTATCAGCTTCCATTTGCAGCCATTTCTAGataaaaaagaaacctgaacTCTCTAGAGGGGGCCCCAAGCTCCTCCAAGTCTGCAGCTCAAAGGACTTTTCCTGGAACTGGGTTTCTTCTGTACCTCTGAAAGGGTAACACCTTAAAGCTGAATCATCTTTAACCTGGAGGTCTAACATGATATTTAGCAATACTTGCATCCCAGACATACAACATTAAAAGGTACACTAAATTCTGAAGGTAGCTATGctcaaaatagtttaaaattaaaCGATTGTACAGTATTCATTTATGCCTGAAATTCCAGTCCTAGACCAAGCTTGTGGCCGCCAGCATTGACATTCTTGCCATCCAGCAGAGCTGATAGCGTCAGTTTGATACCTGGCTTTAGGGTCTGAGTGTATCCTAAACCTATCAGGCTGGAGTTGTTCACTTTAGCCGAGAAGCAGGCATCAGGGTCGATCTGATACTTGGCCGCTATTCCAAAGCGAGTGTTACTATTTCCTGCTGTCCAGGCCAGATTGACAGCGGTCTCTAACTTCTTATTCACCTTCTGATAAATGGAGCCACCAAATTCTGTCCCATCGTTTACGTTAGTGTGGAGCTGGAATTCGTCAGTCTTGTAGCCAACCGCGAAGTTGCTCTGGGCCACTCGAGACTTCGCAGTCTCAAAATTCATCTGgtagccagccagccagccttcATAGCCCAGCACCACAGCACCCCGAACTGAAGGACCAGCAATGTCGAAATCCACATCACAGCCCAGGTTGATGTGCTCCCGCTTATACCCTGTcttgatttttgcattttttttccctgtgtttggTGAGAAGGATGAATCAAAGGTCAGCTTCAGTCCACGTGCAAGCTGATCTTCCACAGTGATCTCTGTGCCTAGCGTGTTGTCAGTGTTCCATTTCTCTGTAAACGTCAGACCATATTCGGTCCACCTGTACTTGGTTTCCAGACTGCCCATCACTTTGGTGGTCTCAGTGTTGGCTGAACCTGAGCTTGTAAATTCCAGTCCAttctcagattttgttttcaagtCCAGTTTTATTAAGCCAAATCCATAACCCTTGGTGAAGACATCCCTGGCAGATTTGCCAAGATCAGCATACGTGGGAGGCACGGCCATCTTCTGctcagcggcggcggcggcaggctCAGCGGCTGCTACCGCGGGGGCTGCAGTGAGAGGAACCGAGATTAAAGTTTCTTAATCCGAGTGTCTTGGTTGTTTGAATAGGTAAATCTTTCACGTGCAAGCCTATTCCAAAAACTTCAGAATTCTCAGCATCCCTGTCCCCTCCCATTAAATGACAGTAGATTTCCAGATATTGTGACAATCAAACTCCCCCAGACACTTCCAAGCATCCCTGGGCTGGGCAGTACCCTAGTCCCCAGGTTGAGAACCATTGAATGAAAGGCTGAAAACCCAGATGAAAGGAGACTTACAGATCTAGGGGAGAGTTATCAGGACCCCTGAAAATGTTCCTGCCTTCTTCATAGCAGGATATTTTCTCTAGAACCTTTGTAAAGACTTTCCCTCTTAAGTCTTTTTattgactatcttttttttttttaagattttatttatttatttgacagatagagatcacaagtagggagagaggcaggcagagagagagagagaggaggaagcaggctccctgccaagcagagagcctgatgcggggctcgatcccaggacactgggatcatgacctaagctgaaggcagaggctttaacccactgagccacccaggcgccccttttattgACTATCTTTTCCCTGgacctctctgtctgccttgtTTGCTCAGCCCCTCACCAGTTCCTTCCCCTCTCTAGTGTGGGTCaacattttctgattttcattgtCTCAAAGATGCTTTTCCCCCACCACTTCCAACCTCAGACCTCAGACCTTCGTGATATCCTGCTGGCTTGTTGTTAGGGCTACCTCATAATCAAGTATGTGGATCAAGTCCAACCTTACCACCCTGTTGACCAGGGGCACCCAAGACCCTTCAGGCTAGGAGAACAGCATCTATAAAAGCTGttgtcaggaggaagcctggagtgATAGAGAGAGAGTAACAGTTTGGCAGTAGATTTTGGAGTGTATTGGGAGAGAAGGTGGGAGAGACAGACTGGAGGCAAATGGTAATCACCTCACTCAGTCCTCACCTGGAATGGTATTTGGGAAGAGAATGCCCAGCCCTTTTGGAGACAGTCCTGAGGTGTGGGCCTTTGAGGATGGGGACACCATAGGAGATCTGAATCCCTGAGGAACGGAGGGGAGGAACTGAGCTCAGAAGACAATGCCAGATGAAAGAGATAGGCTATCTTCTTGTCTTTAATTCTGGGAATCACCTACTTAGACCCAGATGCCTGTCAGGACAGTAAATACGAGGAGTTACTCTTTGGAAGGGGCTCTTTGAGAACTGGCAAAGAACGGGGCATGATAATTGAACTCAAGGCTATTAGGTCATAGGCTAgggtgccctccctcccccaacacacaaaaatcccTCACCCAACAAGGTTCTCTCTCACAGTACAGACCAGTAAATCATACTGACTGCATTTACTGATGAATTCAATCAGGCAATTTGTTTGACTATCTCCCCGTTACCATTTTCTCTTAATTGAAGAGAATTCTCTTTTCCCTGCTTCCCCTACACACGTTTGAACACTTCTGAAATAGAGATGTGTCTTAAAATAGATGTGCATGTTTATtgtagagtttctttcttttctgaagcaGCTATTAAATCAAGGGTGCATCTTATAATCAATGGCATATTAGAATCGAGGAAATAGGGTAATCACCAGAATTGATCTCCCATTTTGATGTAGTATAGACAAGATTATTCACTGGGTATCTGGAAACACCTGTGCTTACTCTTACATACAAAACTGTTTGTGGACAGCCTCAGCAGGGtccacgcacacacacgcgcaggtgtgcacgtgtgtgcacccCCTATGGTGCTGGCTGGCTATAGGTTTGGATGCCACCGTATCCTTAGGGACCCCAGAGAAATGCACAATATGTGCTAAATCCCACCCTCTCTTGTAAATGTCATGAAGAAATTGCTTTCGGCTTACTCTGCTCCTGACTGTGCAGCTGATTGGTCTCAGTGAGGGGCAAAGACTCTGTTCTTGGCAGGAGACAAGGCCTGGCCAATGAGATTCAGGCAGGCAGATTTGATGGTTGTTGCCAACACAGAAGCATCCCGAAAGCGGAGTTGCTCTCCA
This window contains:
- the LOC123927456 gene encoding voltage-dependent anion-selective channel protein 1-like produces the protein MAVPPTYADLGKSARDVFTKGYGFGLIKLDLKTKSENGLEFTSSGSANTETTKVMGSLETKYRWTEYGLTFTEKWNTDNTLGTEITVEDQLARGLKLTFDSSFSPNTGKKNAKIKTGYKREHINLGCDVDFDIAGPSVRGAVVLGYEGWLAGYQMNFETAKSRVAQSNFAVGYKTDEFQLHTNVNDGTEFGGSIYQKVNKKLETAVNLAWTAGNSNTRFGIAAKYQIDPDACFSAKVNNSSLIGLGYTQTLKPGIKLTLSALLDGKNVNAGGHKLGLGLEFQA